A single window of Mugil cephalus isolate CIBA_MC_2020 chromosome 1, CIBA_Mcephalus_1.1, whole genome shotgun sequence DNA harbors:
- the si:dkey-165a24.9 gene encoding G-protein coupled receptor 4 — MSNDTCNLPLNTDTFGLTCIYGLIFSLGLPSNLLSLWGLYQLGRSGGGGCQLVYILNLLLSDLLQLLTLPLWILYLQGAHQWPYGQLTCELVGYVFYVNVYASVMFLCLIAMDRCLAIVYPLSSRGVRTVKVAVVSGVAVWSLTFLFCLSGLLPSVFDADRMLCLEQYPVSPRYAHFKITTVVLGFLLPCTILGYTSAHIGVTLRRSPSLSDHERHKIVGILVVITVNFIVVFGPYHLVGGYRFVSLLLTDEPCGLEQSIFLVYRLCYGLTSLNTLLDPLFYIFLCPDARLELQRSLPCLGRGQSTRKNMNLSIRAYKNTKRDSATGHNNLLAV; from the exons ATGTCCAATGACACCTGCAACCTCCCTCTGAACACGGACACATTTGGCCTGACCTGCATCTATGGCCTCATCTTCTCTTTGGGTCTTCCAAGCAACCTGCTGTCTCTCTGGGGATTATACCAACTGGGGCGATCAGGTGGGGGAGGCTGTCAGCTGGTCTACATCCTCAACCTGCTACTGTCAgacctcctccagctgctcacCCTGCCGCTTTGGATACTTTACCTCCAAGGTGCGCATCAGTGGCCCTATGGTCAGCTAACCTGCGAGCTGGTCGGCTATGTGTTTTACGTTAACGTCTATGCCAGTGTCATGTTCCTGTGCCTAATAGCGATGGACCGCTGCCTGGCCATCGTGTACCCACTGAGCAGCCGTGGGGTGCGGACCGTCAAGGTGGCAGTGGTGTCAGGTGTAGCCGTGTGGTCCCTAACGTTCCTGTTCTGCTTGAGCGGCCTGCTGCCgtctgtgtttgatgctgacaGAATGCTGTGTCTGGAGCAGTACCCTGTCAGCCCCAGATATGCTCACTTTAAGATCACCACTGTGGTCCTAGGCTTCTTGCTGCCATGCACCATACTTGG CTACACTTCGGCCCATATTGGTGTGACACTTCGACGgtctccttccctctctgaCCACGAGCGGCACAAAATTGTCGGAATCCTGGTGGTGATCACTGTCAacttcattgttgtttttggacCCTACCACCTCGTCGGCGGATACAGGTTCGTGTCCTTGCTACTTACAGATGAGCCATGCGGACTAGAGCAGTCCATTTTTCTCGTCTATCGCCTGTGCTACGGCCTGACCAGCCTCAACACCTTGCTGGATCCCCTCTTCTACATCTTCCTGTGCCCTGATGCTCGTCTAGAGCTACAAAGGTCCCTGCCCTGTTTAGGAAGAGGGCAAAGCACGAGGAAAAACATGAATCTCAGCATCAGAGCTTACAAAAACACCAAGAGGGATAGTGCAACTGGACATAATAATCTTCTAGCAGTATAA
- the LOC125021464 gene encoding prostaglandin D2 receptor 2-like isoform X2, whose protein sequence is MVLCPFNQSSRAIEIQQNQTEPLSSLNIFTITLHGLFSTIGILENLLILGVVGFRVRRSVLSIWILNLAASDFLATASLPVFTAYMARRNTWTLGTTFCRMHSSIFFLNMFVSGFLLAAISVDRCLVVMRPVWAQNHRNPALVGKVCVVIWIMAVICTIPFYIFRDTIQLPNGKVLCYYNYARFPNKENYNKKWLESLCKQRKEGLAFMKLFFAFLIPLALIILSYVAVNSALARRNCRRPFRFVRLVMAVVVSFVVCWAPYHLFIVIEVMAPKTHPVQTFITKALPVSATIGFLNSVLNPILYVFSCPDLCKKIRHSMGAVMESVLAEDLLELARRRSTVRSSISMTDNASRKKNSVPMLSSKTEEQELGESSSQN, encoded by the coding sequence ATGGTACTCTGTCCTTTTAACCAGAGCTCAAGGGCCATTGAGATCCAACAGAACCAAACAGAGCCGTTGTCTTCTTTGAATATTTTCACCATCACCCTCCATGGCCTGTTCTCTACTATTGGCATTTTGGAAAACCTCCTCATTCTCGGAGTAGTGGGCTTCCGCGTCCGCCGCTCCGTCCTCAGCATCTGGATTCTCAACCTAGCAGCCTCCGACTTCCTAGCCACCGCCTCCCTGCCCGTCTTCACCGCCTACATGGCCCGCAGGAACACCTGGACGCTGGGTACGACCTTCTGCCGCATGcattcctccatcttcttcctcaaCATGTTTGTCAGCGGCTTCCTGCTGGCGGCCATTTCTGTGGACCGTTGCCTGGTGGTGATGAGACCGGTGTGGGCCCAGAACCACAGGAACCCCGCACTAGTGGGGAAGGTGTGTGTGGTGATTTGGATCATGGCTGTGATTTGCACCATTCCCTTTTACATATTCCGTGACACCATTCAGCTGCCCAACGGCAAGGTTCTCTGTTACTACAACTACGCTCGATTCCCTAACAAGGAGAATTACAACAAGAAATGGCTGGAATCTTTATGTAAGCAGCGCAAGGAGGGCTTGGCATTCATGAAGCTCTTCTTTGCCTTCCTCATTCCTCTGGCACTCATCATCCTCAGCTACGTTGCCGTGAATTCTGCCTTGGCCCGCAGAAACTGCCGAAGGCCTTTCCGTTTTGTCCGGCTCGTGATGGCGGTGGTGGTGAGTTTCGTAGTCTGCTGGGCTCCCTACCACCTGTTCATCGTCATAGAGGTCATGGCCCCTAAAACGCATCCTGTGCAGACATTTATTACAAAGGCCCTCCCAGTGTCAGCGACGATCGGCTTCCTTAACAGTGTCCTCAATCCCATCCTGTACGTCTTCAGTTGCCCTGACCTGTGCAAAAAGATCAGACATTCTATGGGTGCAGTGATGGAGAGTGTACTGGCTGAGGACCTGCTCGAGCTGGCCCGCCGCCGCAGCACTGTTCGCAGCTCTATCAGCATGACGGACAATGCGTCGAGGAAGAAGAATTCCGTCCCAATGTTAAGCTCAAAAacagaggagcaggagctggGTGAAAGCTCAAGTCAGAACTGA